CGGGAAGGCACACGTCTGCCATCTCGAACCGGAGGATTTGGTGGCCGTCACCATCGAGGCAGCGGCCATGGCTCGCGTGCCGCTCGCCGGCACCGACTGGATTCCCGGGATCAGTGGTGGGCTGTGACGACTGAAAGAGCGAGTGTCGTCATCGTCGGCGGCGGTATCGAGGGCGTCGCGGCGGCCTGGGCGCTGAGCCAGCGTGGTATCACCGATGTCGTTGTCGTCGAACGTAATACCGTCGGATCGGGAATGACCGGCAAGTCGAGCGGGATCGTGCGCTGCCACTACGGGGTGAGCTCGTTAGCCGCCATGGCGGCCGTTGGCCTCGAGGTCTTTGAGAAGGCGCACGAGATCTTCGGCACCGACATCGGTTTCCGACAGACCGGCTACGTGGTGGGAGTCAGCGAAGCCAACGTCGACAATATGCGCAAAAGTCTTGCCGCCCAACGTGACGTTGGGGTTCAGACCGAGGAGATCGACAAGTCGGAAGTCGCGAAACTGTGGCCCTCCGCCGATCTCGAACCATTCGGAGCCTTCGGCTGGGAGGCCCGCGGCGGCTACGGTGACGCGTACCTGACCGCCCAAGCGATGATCGTGACCGCGCGGGCCGCCGGGGTCCGCCTACGGCAAAGCGCGGAAGTCGCCCGGCTGCTCCTGTCCGGTGATCGCGTCGTCGGGGTGGCCCTGATCGACGGCACCGAAATTCACGCGGACACAG
This genomic stretch from Mycobacterium paraterrae harbors:
- a CDS encoding NAD(P)/FAD-dependent oxidoreductase; protein product: MTTERASVVIVGGGIEGVAAAWALSQRGITDVVVVERNTVGSGMTGKSSGIVRCHYGVSSLAAMAAVGLEVFEKAHEIFGTDIGFRQTGYVVGVSEANVDNMRKSLAAQRDVGVQTEEIDKSEVAKLWPSADLEPFGAFGWEARGGYGDAYLTAQAMIVTARAAGVRLRQSAEVARLLLSGDRVVGVALIDGTEIHADTVVIATGVWTSPLLAPCGIDLPIRVHREQIVMVAPGVELGPVPVFSDLVSLQYIRPELGGDVLFGNSDLSEANAADPDHYHNRADEAFLDLAVEKISTRFPGLDNASISSSYAGCYDVTPDWNPVISRCGIDGLVIAAGFSGHGFKIAPAVGRLVADLVVEGRSTDPRIPESDFRLSRFAEGQALTTRFPYVGAGEMR